A region from the Mesorhizobium sp. J8 genome encodes:
- a CDS encoding DUF3008 family protein has translation MPATSQAQQKAAGAALSARRGEIKKSELKGASREMYDSMSEKQLEEFAETKRKGLPGKKS, from the coding sequence ATGCCCGCTACATCACAAGCCCAGCAAAAGGCCGCCGGCGCGGCACTTTCCGCCAGGCGCGGCGAGATCAAGAAAAGCGAGCTCAAGGGCGCGTCGCGCGAGATGTACGATTCCATGAGCGAGAAGCAGCTCGAAGAATTCGCCGAGACCAAACGCAAAGGCCTGCCCGGCAAGAAGTCATGA
- a CDS encoding RNB domain-containing ribonuclease translates to MKSLTDPSQALSAGLAKIRTEFHVPDGFPPNVIASAEAVARRVPSQHADRTAIPYVTLDPASSTDLDQAFSIEASGGDLLLHYAIADVAWFVEDGDAIDLQAWNRGETLYLPDGKAGLYPPLLAEAAASLLPDGPRPAVIFTIRVAGDGAVKLDGAERAVIRSRAKLAYDSVQPSDVPAGFAELARRMAANEERRGASRVDPPEQEVERLADGTFRLSFRPLLQSEQDNAALSLAANMAIADAMLAHKTGLFRVMSGPDASKVQRLRNTAQALGLSWPASTSLRDYQRTLDPTDPRQAALMLEIRRAGNGASYQPYQEGVVPWHEAMAATYAHATAPLRRLADRYVVRCALAIANGQSVPQAVTDAFARLPKVMGRADARASQISHAAIDLAEAVMLKGHEGETFKAVVTDFVDHGVRVQLADMPVVASVKASGLRQGDGLTLRLISADPDQRSVVFESVTPA, encoded by the coding sequence ATGAAGTCGCTGACCGATCCCTCACAGGCGCTCTCCGCCGGCCTCGCAAAAATCCGAACAGAATTCCATGTGCCGGACGGATTTCCGCCGAACGTGATCGCTTCCGCCGAGGCTGTGGCCAGGCGCGTGCCCAGCCAGCATGCCGATCGCACGGCGATCCCCTATGTCACGCTCGATCCGGCGAGCTCCACCGATCTTGACCAGGCGTTCTCGATCGAGGCGAGCGGCGGCGACCTCCTCTTGCATTATGCCATTGCCGACGTGGCTTGGTTCGTCGAGGACGGCGACGCGATCGATCTCCAAGCCTGGAACCGAGGCGAGACGCTGTATTTGCCGGATGGCAAGGCCGGGCTCTACCCGCCCCTGCTTGCCGAAGCCGCGGCGAGCCTTTTGCCCGATGGACCGCGTCCTGCGGTCATCTTCACGATCCGCGTTGCCGGGGACGGCGCCGTGAAATTGGACGGCGCGGAGCGCGCCGTCATCCGAAGCCGCGCCAAACTCGCCTATGACAGCGTGCAGCCCTCGGATGTGCCCGCCGGCTTCGCCGAACTGGCGCGGCGCATGGCGGCTAACGAAGAGCGCCGCGGCGCTTCGCGTGTCGATCCGCCCGAGCAGGAGGTGGAACGGCTCGCTGACGGGACGTTCCGGCTTTCGTTCAGGCCGCTGCTGCAATCCGAGCAGGATAACGCCGCGCTTTCGCTGGCCGCCAATATGGCGATCGCCGATGCCATGCTGGCGCACAAGACCGGGTTGTTCCGCGTGATGTCGGGGCCGGATGCTTCCAAGGTGCAGAGGCTGCGCAACACGGCACAGGCGCTCGGCTTGTCCTGGCCGGCCTCAACCAGCCTTCGCGATTATCAGCGCACGCTCGATCCGACCGATCCAAGACAGGCGGCGCTGATGCTGGAAATCCGCCGCGCGGGCAACGGCGCGTCCTACCAGCCCTATCAGGAAGGCGTCGTTCCCTGGCATGAGGCGATGGCCGCGACCTATGCGCATGCCACCGCGCCGCTCAGGCGGCTGGCCGACCGCTATGTCGTGCGCTGCGCGCTGGCAATCGCCAACGGCCAGTCCGTGCCGCAGGCCGTCACTGACGCGTTCGCCAGACTGCCGAAGGTGATGGGGCGCGCGGATGCCCGCGCGTCGCAGATCAGCCATGCGGCCATCGACCTGGCCGAGGCGGTGATGCTCAAGGGACATGAGGGCGAGACATTCAAGGCCGTCGTCACCGACTTCGTCGATCACGGCGTGCGCGTGCAGCTTGCCGACATGCCTGTCGTCGCCAGCGTGAAGGCCTCCGGGCTGAGGCAAGGCGACGGCCTGACCCTAAGGTTGATCTCGGCCGACCCGGATCAGCGCAGCGTCGTCTTCGAATCCGTCACGCCGGCTTGA
- a CDS encoding antitoxin — MSRLTIDMTDQQHQSLKALAALQGKTIKQYALERLFPGDTDADQAWQELKALLGARINAGLAGNLTAKSIGEILDEELAEGGRE; from the coding sequence ATGAGTCGTTTGACCATCGATATGACCGACCAGCAACATCAAAGCCTCAAGGCATTGGCCGCCTTGCAGGGCAAGACGATCAAGCAATACGCACTCGAACGGCTGTTCCCTGGCGACACGGATGCTGATCAGGCATGGCAGGAACTGAAAGCCCTGTTGGGAGCCCGCATCAACGCGGGGCTGGCGGGAAATCTAACCGCCAAGAGCATTGGCGAAATCCTCGATGAAGAACTGGCCGAAGGCGGCCGCGAGTGA
- a CDS encoding type II toxin-antitoxin system RelE/ParE family toxin: MRDIIRYTRKEWGDAQVRRYIAKLEQGIARVAASQGVFKDMSALYPALRMVHCEHHYVFCLPRENAPALIVAILHERMDLMTRLIDRLK; this comes from the coding sequence ATGCGAGACATCATTCGGTACACCCGCAAGGAGTGGGGCGATGCACAAGTGCGCCGCTACATCGCCAAGCTCGAACAAGGCATTGCTCGCGTGGCTGCCAGCCAAGGGGTCTTCAAGGATATGAGCGCGCTCTATCCAGCGCTGCGCATGGTGCATTGTGAACATCACTATGTGTTTTGTCTGCCACGCGAGAATGCGCCCGCGTTGATCGTCGCGATCCTCCATGAGCGCATGGACCTGATGACGCGATTGATCGACAGGCTCAAATGA
- the murI gene encoding glutamate racemase, whose protein sequence is MSDRSSQRPILMFDSGVGGLTVLREARVLMPDRRFVYVADDAAFPYGAWEEPALKDHILTLFGKLLDRLQPAISVIACNTASTLVIDALRETFPGHPFVGTVPAIKPAAERTRSGLVSVLATPGTVKRQYTRDLISKWAQKCHVRLVGSDRLAGLAEIYMRQGFVDEEAVRAEIAPCFMERDGNRTDIVVLACTHYPFLVNRMRKTAPWPVDWIDPAEAIARRAMSLLEPVGEASGESEPDLAVFTSGKVDFATRRLIQGFGLTAH, encoded by the coding sequence ATGAGCGATCGATCAAGCCAGCGCCCGATCCTGATGTTCGATTCCGGCGTCGGCGGGCTGACGGTGCTGCGCGAGGCGCGCGTGCTGATGCCCGACCGCCGCTTCGTCTATGTCGCCGACGACGCGGCCTTTCCTTACGGCGCCTGGGAAGAGCCGGCGCTCAAGGATCATATCCTCACGCTGTTTGGCAAATTGCTCGACCGGCTGCAGCCGGCGATTTCGGTCATCGCCTGCAACACGGCCTCGACGCTGGTGATCGACGCGCTGCGCGAGACATTCCCCGGCCACCCTTTTGTCGGTACCGTGCCGGCGATCAAGCCCGCCGCCGAACGCACCCGCTCGGGCCTCGTCTCGGTCCTGGCGACGCCGGGCACCGTAAAGCGCCAGTACACGCGCGACCTGATCAGCAAATGGGCGCAGAAATGCCATGTGCGCCTGGTCGGCAGCGATAGGCTCGCGGGGCTGGCCGAGATCTACATGCGCCAGGGTTTCGTCGACGAGGAAGCCGTGCGTGCCGAAATCGCCCCCTGTTTCATGGAGCGCGACGGCAACCGCACCGATATCGTCGTGCTCGCCTGCACGCACTATCCGTTTCTCGTCAACCGCATGCGCAAAACGGCGCCCTGGCCGGTCGACTGGATCGATCCGGCCGAGGCGATCGCGCGACGAGCCATGTCGCTGCTCGAGCCGGTCGGGGAGGCGTCGGGCGAAAGCGAGCCCGATCTTGCCGTCTTCACATCCGGCAAGGTGGATTTCGCCACCAGACGGCTGATCCAGGGATTTGGACTGACCGCGCACTAA
- a CDS encoding RNA methyltransferase — MPPTEDRANTTSAGPAIILVEPQLGENIGMVARAMANFGLSELRLVNPRDGWPSEKARAAASRADHVIDATRVFDDLASAIADLNFVFATTARERDGFKPVRGPVEAGRALRARVEAGQRTGILFGRERFGLYNDEVGLADEIVTFPVDPGFSSLNIAQAVLLMSYEWMKSGLADETETNFSGPELVPATKEQLHSLFAYLENALEARGYFRPEEKKPKMVDNLRAVLTRAGFAEPELKVLRGIISSLDRFSPAMPRGDGSPGDDPRRLPAGVARSRAKDQES; from the coding sequence ATGCCACCCACCGAAGATAGAGCCAACACCACCTCCGCCGGACCGGCGATCATCCTGGTCGAGCCGCAGCTCGGCGAGAATATCGGCATGGTCGCGCGGGCGATGGCGAATTTCGGCCTGTCCGAGCTTCGGCTGGTCAACCCGCGCGACGGCTGGCCGAGCGAGAAGGCGCGCGCGGCAGCCAGCCGCGCCGACCATGTCATCGACGCCACCAGGGTCTTCGACGATCTGGCCTCGGCGATTGCCGATCTCAATTTCGTCTTCGCCACGACGGCGCGCGAGCGCGATGGCTTCAAGCCGGTGCGCGGGCCGGTGGAAGCGGGCAGGGCGCTGAGGGCTCGCGTCGAAGCGGGCCAGCGCACCGGCATCCTTTTCGGGCGCGAGCGCTTCGGCCTCTACAATGACGAGGTCGGGCTCGCCGACGAGATCGTCACCTTCCCGGTCGATCCCGGCTTCTCCTCGCTCAACATCGCCCAGGCGGTGCTTTTGATGTCCTATGAATGGATGAAGTCCGGCCTCGCCGACGAGACTGAGACCAATTTCTCCGGACCGGAGCTGGTGCCGGCGACCAAGGAGCAACTGCACAGCCTGTTCGCCTATCTGGAGAACGCGCTGGAAGCGCGCGGCTACTTCCGCCCGGAAGAGAAGAAACCGAAGATGGTCGACAATCTGCGCGCCGTGTTGACGCGCGCGGGCTTCGCCGAACCTGAGCTCAAGGTCCTGCGCGGCATCATCTCCTCGCTCGACCGGTTCTCGCCGGCCATGCCGCGCGGCGACGGCTCGCCCGGGGACGATCCAAGGCGATTGCCGGCCGGTGTCGCACGAAGTCGCGCCAAAGACCAGGAAAGTTAA
- a CDS encoding NADP-dependent isocitrate dehydrogenase: MAKIKVANPVVELDGDEMTRIIWQFIKDKLIHPYLDLKLEYYDLGIEHRDATNDQVTIDSANAIKKWGVGVKCATITPDEARVEEFKLKKMWKSPNGTIRNILGGTIFREPIIMKNVPRLVPGWTKPIVVGRHAFGDQYRATDFRFPGKGKLTIKFVGEDGQVIEHDVYDAPGSGVAMAMYNLDESIREFARASLNYGLLRNFPVYLSTKNTILKAYDGRFKDIFQEVYEKEFETEFKARKLWYEHRLIDDMVASSLKWSGGYVWACKNYDGDVQSDTVAQGFGSLGLMTSVLMTPDGKTVEAEAAHGTVTRHYRQHQKGEETSTNSIASIFAWTRGLAHRAKLDDNAELKRFAETLEKVCIQTVESGFMTKDLSLLIGPDQPWLSTTGFLDKIDENLQKAMG; the protein is encoded by the coding sequence ATGGCGAAGATCAAGGTGGCGAACCCGGTCGTCGAACTCGACGGCGACGAGATGACCCGCATCATCTGGCAGTTCATCAAGGACAAGCTGATCCACCCCTATCTCGACCTGAAGCTTGAATATTACGACCTCGGCATCGAGCACCGCGACGCCACCAACGACCAGGTGACGATCGACTCGGCCAACGCCATCAAGAAATGGGGCGTCGGCGTGAAATGCGCGACGATCACCCCCGACGAGGCGCGCGTCGAGGAATTCAAGCTCAAGAAGATGTGGAAGTCGCCCAACGGCACCATCCGCAACATCCTCGGCGGCACCATCTTCCGCGAGCCGATCATCATGAAGAACGTGCCGCGCCTGGTGCCGGGCTGGACCAAGCCGATCGTCGTCGGCCGTCACGCCTTCGGCGACCAGTACCGCGCCACCGACTTCCGCTTCCCCGGCAAGGGCAAGCTGACGATCAAATTCGTCGGCGAGGACGGCCAGGTGATCGAGCATGACGTCTATGACGCCCCAGGCTCCGGCGTCGCCATGGCCATGTACAATCTCGACGAGTCGATCCGCGAGTTCGCCCGCGCCTCGCTGAACTACGGCCTGCTGCGCAACTTCCCGGTCTATCTGTCGACCAAGAACACCATCCTCAAGGCCTATGATGGCCGCTTCAAGGACATCTTCCAGGAGGTCTACGAGAAGGAATTCGAGACCGAATTCAAGGCGCGGAAACTCTGGTACGAGCACCGCCTGATCGACGACATGGTCGCATCGAGCCTGAAATGGTCGGGCGGTTATGTGTGGGCCTGCAAGAACTATGACGGCGACGTGCAGTCGGATACCGTGGCGCAAGGCTTCGGCTCGCTCGGCCTGATGACCTCGGTGCTGATGACGCCGGACGGCAAGACGGTGGAAGCCGAAGCCGCGCACGGCACCGTCACCCGCCATTATCGCCAGCACCAGAAGGGCGAGGAAACCTCGACCAATTCGATCGCCTCGATCTTCGCCTGGACGCGCGGCCTCGCCCACCGCGCCAAGCTCGACGACAATGCCGAGCTGAAGCGCTTCGCCGAGACGCTGGAGAAAGTGTGCATCCAGACCGTCGAGTCAGGCTTCATGACCAAGGACCTGTCGCTGCTGATCGGCCCCGATCAGCCCTGGCTCTCGACCACCGGCTTCCTCGACAAGATCGACGAGAATCTGCAGAAGGCGATGGGGTAA
- a CDS encoding glutathione S-transferase family protein: MAKPVLYGADYSVYVRIARMALEEKGIGYELVPLDIFAAEGVPAWYLEHHPFGRIPAFEHDGFRLFETGAIARYVDEGFPGPALQPTDPYLRARMNQIIGMLDAYGYRAMVWDVAVERLEKTQPDEALIASGLRQAETVLRVLTSLKARGPWLLGDQLTLADLHAAPIIAYFLKVAEGRDLLARFAEIRDWFARVADRASFARTEKVASAE, translated from the coding sequence ATGGCAAAGCCTGTTCTCTACGGCGCCGACTACAGCGTTTATGTACGCATCGCGCGGATGGCGTTGGAGGAGAAAGGCATCGGCTACGAGTTGGTCCCGCTCGACATCTTCGCCGCCGAGGGTGTTCCCGCCTGGTATCTCGAGCATCACCCGTTTGGCCGCATCCCGGCCTTCGAGCATGACGGTTTCCGTCTGTTCGAGACCGGCGCCATCGCGCGTTATGTCGACGAAGGCTTTCCCGGTCCGGCCTTGCAGCCTACTGATCCGTACCTCCGGGCGCGGATGAACCAGATCATCGGCATGCTCGACGCCTATGGCTACCGCGCCATGGTCTGGGACGTGGCGGTCGAGCGGCTCGAAAAGACGCAGCCGGATGAGGCGCTGATCGCCAGTGGGCTCCGCCAGGCCGAGACCGTGCTCAGGGTTTTGACATCGCTGAAGGCCAGAGGGCCCTGGCTGCTTGGCGACCAACTGACGTTGGCGGACCTGCACGCGGCGCCGATCATCGCTTATTTCCTCAAGGTCGCGGAAGGGCGCGATCTTTTGGCGCGATTTGCGGAAATCAGAGATTGGTTCGCGCGCGTCGCTGATCGTGCGAGCTTTGCGCGGACTGAAAAGGTCGCGTCGGCCGAGTAA
- the alaS gene encoding alanine--tRNA ligase codes for MSGVNDIRSTFLDYFRKEGHEIVASSPLVPRNDPTLMFTNAGMVQFKNVFTGLEKRSYSRAATAQKSVRAGGKHNDLDNVGYTARHLTFFEMLGNFSFGDYFKERAIELAWNLITKGFGLKKDKLLVTVYHTDDEAAGYWKKIAGFSDDRIIRIPTSDNFWAMGDTGPCGPCSEIFIDRGEHIWGGPPGSPEEDGDRFLEFWNLVFMQYEQVTKDERIDLPRPSIDTGMGLERMASILQGVESVFETDLFKHLIDAASSALGQGPDTENVASYRVIADHLRSSSFLVADGVLPSNEGRGYVLRRIMRRAMRHAQLLGAKEPLMWQLVPALVREMGQAYPELVRGEALITETLKLEETRFRKTLVRGLGLLSDATETLKAGDMLDGETAFKLYDTYGFPLDLTQDALRQRNISVDIAGFTDAMERQKAEARAHWAGSGEAATETVWFSVREKTGATEFLGYETEQAEGIVQALVKDGKTIDSASRGDVVAVVVNQTPFYGESGGQMGDTGVISGEGFSIDVSDTQKKADGLFVHLGKVAKGTVKTGAAVELKVDHARRSKLRANHSATHLIHEALREVLGTHVAQKGSLVAPDRLRFDISHNKPISADELEEVERMANEIVVQNSPVTTRLMSVDDAIAEGAMALFGEKYGDEVRVVSMGTGLHGAKANRPYSVELCGGTHVRSTGDIGLVRILSDSAVAAGVRRIEALTGEAARKHLDEQDRRLKAAAATLKISPADVPSRVEALLEERKKLEKELTEARKKLALGGGSAVADAPATNETVAGVGFLGKAVSGVAPKDLKPLADAGKKTLGSGVVVFVGAGEDNKASVVVGVTDDLTGRFSAVDLVRVASAALGGQGGGGRPDMAQAGGPDASKANDAIAAVKAALEAA; via the coding sequence ATGAGTGGCGTGAACGACATCCGGTCGACATTCCTCGACTACTTCCGCAAGGAGGGCCACGAGATCGTCGCCTCCAGCCCGCTGGTGCCGCGCAACGATCCGACGCTGATGTTCACCAACGCCGGCATGGTGCAGTTCAAGAACGTCTTCACCGGCCTGGAGAAGCGCTCCTATTCGCGCGCCGCGACCGCGCAGAAGAGCGTGCGCGCCGGCGGCAAGCACAACGACCTCGACAATGTCGGCTACACCGCGCGCCATCTCACCTTCTTCGAGATGCTCGGCAATTTCTCGTTCGGCGACTATTTCAAGGAGCGCGCGATCGAGCTTGCGTGGAACCTGATCACCAAGGGCTTCGGCCTGAAGAAGGACAAGCTGCTCGTTACCGTTTATCACACCGACGACGAGGCGGCGGGCTATTGGAAGAAGATCGCCGGCTTTTCCGACGATCGCATCATCCGGATTCCCACCTCGGACAATTTCTGGGCGATGGGCGACACCGGCCCGTGCGGCCCGTGCTCGGAAATCTTCATCGACCGTGGCGAGCATATCTGGGGCGGACCGCCCGGCAGTCCGGAAGAGGACGGCGACCGGTTCCTGGAATTCTGGAACCTCGTGTTCATGCAGTATGAGCAGGTGACGAAGGACGAGCGCATCGACCTGCCGCGTCCCTCGATCGACACGGGCATGGGCCTGGAGCGCATGGCCTCCATCCTGCAGGGCGTCGAAAGTGTCTTCGAGACCGACCTGTTCAAGCATCTGATCGATGCCGCGTCCTCGGCGCTCGGCCAAGGGCCAGATACGGAGAACGTGGCGTCGTATCGCGTCATCGCGGATCACCTGCGCTCGTCTTCCTTCCTGGTGGCCGACGGCGTGCTGCCGTCCAATGAAGGGCGCGGCTATGTGCTGCGCCGCATCATGCGCCGCGCCATGCGCCATGCGCAGCTGCTCGGCGCCAAGGAGCCCTTGATGTGGCAGCTGGTGCCGGCGCTGGTGCGCGAGATGGGCCAGGCCTATCCCGAGCTGGTGCGCGGCGAGGCGCTGATCACGGAGACGCTGAAGCTCGAGGAAACGCGCTTCCGCAAGACGCTGGTGCGCGGCCTCGGCCTGCTTTCGGACGCGACCGAGACGCTCAAAGCCGGCGACATGCTCGATGGCGAGACGGCCTTCAAGCTCTACGACACCTACGGCTTCCCGCTCGACCTGACGCAGGACGCGCTGCGCCAGCGCAACATCTCGGTCGATATCGCCGGCTTCACCGACGCGATGGAGCGGCAGAAGGCGGAGGCGCGCGCGCATTGGGCGGGCTCGGGCGAAGCCGCGACCGAAACCGTGTGGTTCTCGGTGCGCGAAAAGACCGGCGCGACCGAATTCCTCGGCTATGAAACCGAGCAGGCGGAAGGCATCGTCCAGGCGCTGGTCAAGGACGGCAAGACGATCGACAGCGCCTCTCGGGGCGATGTGGTCGCCGTGGTCGTCAACCAGACGCCGTTCTACGGCGAATCCGGTGGCCAGATGGGCGACACCGGCGTGATCTCGGGCGAGGGTTTTTCGATCGACGTTTCCGACACGCAGAAGAAGGCCGACGGCCTGTTCGTGCATCTCGGCAAGGTGGCCAAAGGCACGGTCAAGACCGGTGCTGCGGTCGAGCTCAAGGTCGATCATGCGCGTCGCTCGAAGCTGCGCGCCAACCATTCCGCGACGCATCTCATCCACGAGGCGCTGCGCGAGGTGCTGGGCACCCATGTCGCGCAGAAGGGCTCGCTGGTCGCGCCCGACCGCTTGCGCTTCGACATTTCGCACAACAAGCCGATCTCGGCCGATGAACTCGAAGAGGTCGAGCGCATGGCCAACGAGATCGTCGTCCAGAACAGCCCGGTGACGACGCGGCTGATGTCGGTCGACGATGCGATCGCCGAGGGCGCGATGGCGCTGTTCGGCGAGAAATACGGCGACGAGGTGCGCGTCGTGTCGATGGGCACGGGCCTGCATGGCGCCAAGGCCAACCGCCCATATTCCGTCGAGCTCTGCGGCGGCACGCATGTCAGGTCGACCGGCGATATAGGCCTGGTGCGCATCCTCTCGGACAGCGCGGTGGCGGCCGGCGTGCGCCGCATCGAGGCGCTGACCGGCGAGGCGGCGCGCAAGCATCTCGACGAGCAGGACAGGCGGCTGAAGGCTGCGGCGGCGACGTTGAAGATCTCGCCAGCTGACGTGCCGTCGCGCGTCGAGGCGCTGCTCGAGGAGCGCAAGAAGCTCGAAAAGGAGCTTACCGAGGCGCGCAAGAAGCTGGCGCTGGGCGGCGGTTCGGCCGTTGCCGATGCCCCGGCTACGAATGAGACGGTCGCAGGCGTCGGTTTCCTCGGCAAGGCGGTCAGCGGCGTGGCGCCGAAGGATCTGAAGCCGCTGGCCGATGCCGGCAAGAAGACGCTCGGCTCCGGCGTGGTGGTCTTCGTCGGCGCGGGCGAGGACAACAAGGCGAGCGTGGTCGTCGGCGTCACCGACGACCTGACCGGCCGCTTCAGCGCTGTGGATCTGGTCCGCGTCGCGTCCGCCGCGCTTGGCGGCCAGGGCGGCGGTGGCCGGCCCGACATGGCGCAGGCCGGCGGCCCAGACGCCTCCAAGGCGAACGACGCAATCGCGGCGGTGAAGGCGGCGCTGGAAGCGGCGTAA
- the recA gene encoding recombinase RecA — translation MAQNTLRLVEDKAVDKSKALDAALSQIERAFGKGSIMRLGANEQAVEIETVPTGSLGLDIALGVGGLPRGRIVEIYGPESSGKTTLALHTVAEAQKKGGICAFVDAEHALDPVYARKLGVDLENLLISQPDTGEQALEICDTLVRSGAIDVLVVDSVAALTPRAEIEGEMGDALPGLQARLMSQALRKLTASISRSNTMVIFINQIRMKIGVMFGSPETTTGGNALKFYASVRLDIRRIGSVKDRDEVVGNQTRVKVVKNKLAPPFKVVEFDIMYGEGVSKTGELVDLGVKAGVVEKSGAWFSYNSQRLGQGRENAKLFLRDNPDTAREIEMALRQNAGLIAEKFLENGGSEGGDDGFEDEAGAM, via the coding sequence ATGGCTCAGAATACTTTGCGGCTTGTAGAGGATAAGGCAGTGGACAAATCAAAGGCTCTGGATGCGGCGCTGTCGCAAATCGAGCGCGCTTTCGGCAAGGGCTCGATCATGCGGCTCGGCGCCAACGAGCAGGCGGTCGAGATCGAAACCGTGCCGACCGGCTCGCTCGGCCTCGATATTGCGCTCGGCGTCGGCGGCCTGCCGCGCGGCCGTATCGTCGAGATCTACGGGCCGGAAAGCTCGGGCAAGACGACGCTGGCGCTGCACACGGTGGCCGAAGCGCAGAAGAAGGGCGGCATTTGCGCCTTCGTCGATGCCGAACACGCGCTCGATCCGGTCTATGCCCGCAAGCTCGGCGTCGACCTGGAAAACCTTTTGATCTCGCAGCCCGACACCGGCGAGCAGGCGCTGGAGATTTGCGATACGCTGGTGCGTTCGGGCGCCATCGACGTTCTGGTCGTCGACTCGGTCGCGGCACTGACGCCGCGCGCTGAAATCGAGGGCGAGATGGGCGACGCGCTGCCCGGTCTCCAGGCCCGCTTGATGAGCCAGGCGCTGCGCAAGCTGACCGCCTCGATCTCGCGCTCCAACACCATGGTCATCTTCATCAACCAGATCCGCATGAAGATCGGTGTGATGTTCGGCTCGCCCGAGACGACCACGGGTGGCAACGCGCTGAAATTCTACGCCTCGGTGCGCCTCGACATCCGCCGCATCGGCTCGGTCAAGGACCGCGACGAGGTCGTCGGCAACCAGACCCGCGTCAAGGTGGTCAAGAACAAGCTGGCCCCGCCCTTCAAGGTGGTGGAGTTCGACATCATGTATGGCGAGGGCGTGTCGAAGACCGGCGAGCTTGTCGATCTCGGGGTCAAGGCCGGCGTGGTCGAGAAGTCGGGCGCCTGGTTCTCCTATAATTCGCAGCGTCTCGGCCAGGGTCGCGAGAACGCAAAACTGTTCCTGCGCGACAATCCCGACACGGCGCGCGAGATCGAGATGGCGCTTCGGCAGAATGCCGGGCTGATCGCAGAGAAATTCCTTGAGAATGGCGGCTCCGAAGGCGGGGACGACGGTTTCGAGGACGAAGCCGGCGCCATGTAG
- a CDS encoding IS1595 family transposase, translated as MSTTPKPETLKSFLERFPTDDSCLDHLMATRYGKRHVCAKCGKEANFHRVKARRCYECDFCGYQVYPTAGTPFEATRTSLRDWFTVMFLFCTSRNGVSAKEVQRTIGVTYKTAWRMCNLIRQYMGYVDGDTPLGGKDGGIVEADKMFYGGKDKMGEDDKTVVFGAIERGGEVITRVLPGRGRKHVMPAIFAWVKPGSRVATDEAGAFRELSELGYLHGTVNHRSGEYVNGAVHTNNIEAFWSHVKRSMRGTYVAVSEKWLQTYLWEFEFRQNLRKHPHLMLDLLLQAFPRPAP; from the coding sequence ATGAGCACGACCCCTAAGCCCGAAACCCTCAAATCGTTCCTCGAACGGTTCCCGACCGATGATTCGTGCCTCGATCACCTCATGGCGACGCGGTACGGGAAACGGCACGTTTGCGCCAAGTGCGGCAAGGAAGCCAACTTTCACCGCGTGAAGGCCCGCCGTTGCTACGAATGCGATTTCTGCGGCTATCAGGTCTACCCGACCGCTGGCACGCCGTTTGAAGCCACACGCACATCCTTGCGCGATTGGTTCACGGTCATGTTCCTGTTCTGCACGTCACGCAACGGCGTGTCGGCCAAGGAAGTCCAGCGCACTATCGGCGTGACCTACAAGACCGCTTGGCGCATGTGCAACCTCATCCGCCAGTACATGGGCTACGTTGATGGCGACACGCCGCTTGGTGGCAAGGACGGCGGCATCGTTGAAGCCGACAAGATGTTTTACGGCGGCAAGGATAAGATGGGCGAGGACGACAAGACGGTCGTTTTCGGCGCCATCGAACGCGGTGGCGAAGTCATCACCCGCGTCCTGCCCGGCCGTGGCCGCAAGCATGTGATGCCGGCGATCTTCGCTTGGGTAAAGCCCGGTTCGCGCGTCGCCACCGATGAGGCTGGCGCGTTTCGGGAACTGTCAGAGCTTGGCTATCTGCACGGCACCGTAAACCATCGTTCCGGCGAGTACGTGAACGGCGCGGTCCACACGAACAATATCGAGGCGTTCTGGTCGCACGTTAAGCGCTCTATGCGCGGGACTTACGTGGCCGTTTCTGAGAAGTGGTTGCAGACCTACCTTTGGGAGTTCGAGTTCCGGCAGAACCTGCGGAAGCATCCCCACCTGATGCTTGACCTCTTGCTGCAAGCGTTCCCGCGCCCGGCACCGTGA